Proteins from one Betaproteobacteria bacterium genomic window:
- the moaD gene encoding molybdopterin converting factor subunit 1, with amino-acid sequence MSVKVLYFAGLKEALGLPGETIDLPAGVATVGALRDWLVGQGRDKLATAKNLRCAVNQDMAKLDATIKDGDEIAFFPPVTGG; translated from the coding sequence GTGAGCGTCAAGGTTCTCTACTTTGCCGGCCTCAAGGAAGCCCTCGGGCTGCCCGGCGAAACCATCGATCTGCCAGCCGGAGTCGCCACCGTCGGCGCGCTGCGTGACTGGCTGGTGGGGCAGGGTCGCGACAAGCTGGCCACCGCCAAAAACCTGCGCTGCGCCGTCAATCAGGACATGGCGAAACTTGATGCCACAATAAAGGATGGCGACGAAATCGCCTTCTTCCCGCCGGTAACTGGCGGATAA
- the ylqF gene encoding ribosome biogenesis GTPase YlqF: MSIQWFPGHMTQARKKAGETLAVADVVVEVLDARLPQASSNPMIHELRVFRQRPCLKLLNKADLADPEATKAWLAYFDAQPGVKAVAISCKKASDVARIPGLAQKLAPHRNDAVKPLRLMIMGIPNVGKSTLMNALVKKKVAAVGDQPAVTKSQQRIDISNRLTLYDTPGMLWPKIDHPIDGLMLAASHAVGVNAYIDEEVGTWLANYLLEVYPKLLMARYGFATEDMDAVGVIEAIGNKRGCVIKGRGGEIDMERAAAILILDYRSGALGRISLETPALRASRQAELKAAGRLKENPDLATDKGND; the protein is encoded by the coding sequence ATGTCCATCCAATGGTTCCCGGGGCACATGACCCAGGCCCGCAAAAAGGCCGGCGAGACGCTGGCCGTGGCCGATGTCGTGGTCGAAGTACTCGACGCCCGCCTGCCGCAGGCGAGCAGCAATCCGATGATCCACGAGCTGCGCGTCTTCCGTCAGCGCCCGTGCCTCAAGCTGCTCAACAAGGCCGATCTGGCCGATCCCGAAGCCACCAAGGCCTGGCTGGCCTATTTCGACGCCCAGCCCGGCGTCAAGGCCGTAGCCATTTCGTGCAAGAAAGCCAGCGACGTGGCGCGCATCCCCGGTCTGGCCCAGAAGCTGGCGCCGCACCGCAACGACGCGGTCAAGCCGCTGCGCCTGATGATCATGGGCATTCCCAACGTTGGCAAATCGACGCTGATGAACGCGCTGGTCAAGAAAAAGGTCGCCGCAGTCGGTGATCAGCCGGCCGTCACCAAGAGCCAGCAACGCATCGACATCAGCAACCGCCTGACCCTCTACGACACCCCCGGCATGCTCTGGCCGAAGATCGACCACCCCATCGACGGCCTGATGCTCGCCGCCAGCCATGCGGTGGGCGTCAACGCCTATATCGACGAAGAAGTCGGCACCTGGCTCGCCAACTACCTGCTTGAGGTCTATCCCAAGCTGCTCATGGCGCGCTACGGCTTTGCCACCGAAGACATGGATGCCGTCGGCGTCATCGAAGCCATCGGCAATAAGCGCGGCTGCGTCATCAAGGGGCGGGGCGGCGAAATCGATATGGAAAGAGCCGCTGCCATCCTTATCCTCGACTACCGCTCCGGCGCCCTCGGCCGCATTAGCCTGGAAACCCCCGCGCTCAGAGCATCACGGCAGGCTGAACTGAAGGCAGCAGGGCGCCTCAAGGAAAATCCCGACCTGGCGACTGACAAAGGAAACGACTGA
- a CDS encoding glycine zipper 2TM domain-containing protein has translation MKTMQRVSLNAVVVAALLGLGACSGMSQQGQNTAVGAGVGAIGGAVLTGGSTAGTLGGAVVGGVIGHEVTK, from the coding sequence ATGAAAACCATGCAGAGAGTTTCGCTCAATGCTGTTGTAGTGGCAGCCTTACTCGGTCTTGGAGCCTGTTCGGGAATGTCGCAACAGGGACAGAATACCGCCGTCGGAGCCGGTGTCGGGGCCATTGGTGGTGCCGTTCTGACCGGCGGAAGTACTGCCGGAACCCTAGGTGGCGCTGTCGTTGGCGGCGTCATCGGTCACGAAGTTACCAAGTAA
- a CDS encoding ABC transporter ATP-binding protein/permease encodes MISFNRHLWLRFRKIAAPYWFGEEKWQARRLLVLLILLLLAQTGFAVLFNEQTGEFTSALAAKDIDRFWLSIQKSLGILAFGVPAFGFYYYVRDLLALHWRRWLTRDFLGEYFSGRAYYELNASADIDNPDQRIAEDINTFTQRSLQFLMVLFGALLQLLAFSGVLWTISRELVFFLIIYATVGTVVTLLVFGKILIGLNFYQLKREANFRFSLVRIRENAEAIAFYRGEARESALVGGYFNEIFKNLSKLIRVQLKLNLFQFGYSSLTVVLPSVIIAERVISGELEVGRAIQAAGAFAAILSALTVIVDNFDNLSKFAAGIRRLDTFRTFLLNSGGASSRKSRAIQFGFAPDISIAKLTLQTPNHERTLLENLSMSICPGQGLLIVGPSGCGKSSLLRAIAGLWRSGSGCIIGPDSQEMLFLPQRPYMVQGSLRDQLLYPNVEKVLSDTELLNVLKQVNLPDIADNFDGLDAVLDWGKVLSVGEQQRVAFARVLLNGPRYAILDEATSALDIANEESLYELLEASSTTLVSVGHRPSILKYHSQVLELTGDGAWRLYAAADYHFE; translated from the coding sequence ATGATCAGCTTCAACCGCCACCTCTGGCTGCGATTCCGTAAAATTGCCGCGCCTTACTGGTTCGGTGAGGAAAAATGGCAGGCTAGGCGATTGCTTGTCCTGCTGATTTTATTGCTGCTCGCTCAGACGGGGTTTGCTGTACTGTTCAATGAGCAGACTGGCGAATTTACTTCGGCACTGGCAGCGAAGGATATTGACCGATTCTGGCTTTCCATTCAGAAAAGCTTGGGAATTCTTGCGTTTGGCGTGCCGGCTTTTGGGTTTTACTACTATGTTCGCGACCTGCTTGCGCTGCACTGGCGGCGGTGGCTAACGCGAGATTTTCTTGGCGAATATTTTAGCGGTCGCGCCTATTACGAACTGAATGCCAGTGCCGATATCGACAATCCGGATCAGCGGATTGCCGAGGACATCAATACTTTTACCCAGCGCTCGTTGCAGTTCCTGATGGTGTTGTTCGGGGCGCTGCTTCAATTGCTGGCGTTCTCTGGCGTCCTTTGGACGATTTCCAGAGAACTGGTCTTTTTTCTGATTATCTATGCGACCGTCGGCACGGTGGTGACGTTGCTGGTATTTGGCAAAATCCTGATCGGATTGAACTTCTATCAACTCAAGCGCGAAGCCAACTTTCGTTTCAGCCTGGTCCGTATCCGCGAGAACGCTGAAGCCATAGCCTTCTATCGCGGCGAGGCGCGCGAATCCGCTCTGGTTGGTGGCTATTTCAACGAAATATTTAAAAACCTCAGCAAGCTGATTCGCGTACAACTGAAATTGAACCTCTTCCAGTTTGGCTACAGCTCGCTCACTGTCGTTCTGCCCAGCGTCATCATTGCCGAACGGGTGATCTCTGGAGAGCTTGAAGTTGGCCGTGCTATCCAGGCAGCTGGTGCCTTTGCCGCCATCCTTAGCGCACTGACGGTAATCGTCGACAACTTCGACAACCTCAGTAAATTTGCGGCCGGGATCAGGCGTCTCGACACCTTCCGGACGTTTCTTCTCAATAGTGGTGGGGCCTCCTCGCGCAAATCACGCGCGATTCAGTTTGGGTTTGCCCCGGATATTTCCATTGCCAAGCTCACACTGCAGACACCTAATCACGAGCGGACGCTGCTCGAAAACTTGTCAATGAGTATTTGCCCAGGGCAAGGCTTACTGATTGTTGGCCCCAGTGGTTGCGGCAAGAGCTCACTGTTGCGCGCTATAGCCGGGTTATGGCGCTCGGGGAGCGGCTGCATTATCGGGCCAGATAGTCAGGAAATGCTCTTCCTGCCACAACGGCCGTACATGGTTCAGGGAAGCCTGCGCGACCAGTTGCTTTACCCGAATGTGGAGAAAGTGCTGTCCGATACGGAACTGCTCAATGTGCTGAAACAGGTGAATCTGCCGGACATCGCCGATAATTTTGATGGTCTTGATGCCGTTCTCGACTGGGGCAAAGTTCTGTCAGTGGGGGAGCAGCAACGCGTGGCGTTTGCCCGCGTCCTGTTGAATGGCCCGCGCTACGCCATCCTTGACGAAGCGACCAGTGCCCTGGATATCGCCAATGAAGAGAGCTTGTATGAGTTGCTGGAAGCAAGCAGCACGACGCTGGTCAGCGTTGGCCATCGTCCGTCGATATTGAAATACCACTCACAGGTATTGGAACTGACCGGTGATGGCGCCTGGAGGTTGTATGCAGCGGCCGACTATCACTTTGAGTAA
- the cls gene encoding cardiolipin synthase, with protein sequence MNSPCKLSVTIAALLFAAVGCAALPDADVIIARHSAQAARFENARGAISAQKSAAIIATLKSKSGDIDIVDKQIALEQAVVGSPLVVGNKVTLLQDGAATYAAMFAAIRAARDHINLESYFIEDDEIGRQFSDLLLAQQHRGVQVNVIYDSFGGINTPQAFFDRLREAGINVLEFNPISPIAGKGQWRFNNRDHRKLLVVDGRVAFIGGINISNVYSSSPGSRRAKKVTENAIDWRDTDLQIEGPVVADLQKLFMETWAKQQGKPLSKKDYFPRLTAQGKDIVRAIGSTPDDPYSLIYLALISAIGNAEKQIQLTNAYFVPDPQLIKVLIDAAERGVDVQLILPGHSDSQIVFQAGRSNYSKLLKAGVKIFERGGAVLHSKTALIDGIWSCVGSTNLDWRSFLDNDEVNAVVLGRDFASQMTAMIARDLGASEEIRLADWEKRSLLLRVKEWGASLLQRLL encoded by the coding sequence ATAAATTCGCCGTGCAAACTGTCCGTAACGATAGCCGCTCTTCTGTTTGCCGCGGTGGGTTGCGCGGCATTGCCGGATGCGGATGTCATCATTGCTCGGCATTCCGCGCAGGCCGCCCGTTTCGAGAATGCGCGTGGGGCGATCTCGGCCCAGAAAAGTGCTGCGATCATCGCCACCCTGAAAAGCAAGTCCGGCGACATTGATATCGTCGACAAGCAGATCGCGCTGGAGCAAGCCGTCGTCGGCAGCCCCTTGGTCGTGGGCAACAAGGTCACCCTGCTGCAGGATGGCGCGGCGACTTATGCCGCCATGTTTGCCGCAATCCGGGCCGCTCGGGATCATATCAATCTTGAGTCCTACTTCATTGAGGACGATGAAATCGGCCGCCAGTTTTCCGACTTGTTGTTGGCGCAGCAGCACCGGGGCGTTCAGGTCAATGTGATCTATGACAGCTTCGGCGGCATCAATACGCCACAGGCTTTTTTCGACCGCTTGCGCGAGGCGGGCATCAACGTACTTGAATTCAACCCCATCAGTCCTATTGCCGGAAAAGGCCAATGGCGGTTCAACAACCGTGATCATCGAAAGCTTCTGGTTGTCGACGGGCGTGTGGCATTTATTGGCGGCATCAATATCAGCAATGTCTATTCATCAAGCCCGGGGTCACGGCGCGCCAAAAAGGTGACCGAAAATGCAATCGACTGGCGTGATACCGACTTGCAAATTGAGGGGCCGGTGGTCGCTGACCTGCAAAAGCTGTTTATGGAAACCTGGGCCAAACAGCAAGGCAAGCCGCTTTCCAAAAAAGACTATTTTCCCCGGTTGACCGCGCAAGGCAAGGATATCGTCCGCGCTATCGGCAGCACGCCGGACGATCCCTACAGCCTGATCTACCTGGCGCTGATTTCGGCTATTGGCAATGCGGAAAAACAGATTCAGCTGACCAATGCCTACTTCGTTCCTGATCCTCAATTGATCAAGGTGCTGATCGATGCTGCTGAGCGTGGAGTCGATGTGCAACTGATCTTGCCCGGTCACTCCGATTCGCAAATTGTCTTTCAAGCCGGACGTTCTAATTATTCAAAGTTGCTGAAGGCGGGCGTCAAAATTTTCGAGCGAGGCGGGGCGGTGCTTCATTCCAAGACGGCTCTGATCGATGGCATTTGGTCATGCGTCGGTTCGACCAACCTCGACTGGCGCAGCTTTCTCGATAACGACGAAGTCAATGCCGTTGTCCTTGGTCGTGACTTTGCTAGTCAGATGACAGCCATGATCGCCAGAGATCTTGGGGCATCAGAGGAGATCCGCCTGGCTGACTGGGAAAAACGCTCCCTGCTGCTACGCGTCAAGGAGTGGGGGGCCAGCCTACTGCAGAGATTGCTTTAG
- a CDS encoding DUF1328 domain-containing protein has protein sequence MLQYAIVFFIVALIAALFGFTGIAAGAVEIAKILFFIFLLLFLVSLVMGLMRRK, from the coding sequence ATGTTGCAATATGCAATTGTGTTTTTCATCGTCGCCCTGATCGCAGCGCTATTTGGCTTTACCGGTATCGCAGCCGGGGCTGTAGAAATTGCCAAAATTCTGTTTTTCATCTTTTTGCTATTGTTTCTGGTCTCCCTCGTGATGGGTTTGATGCGGCGGAAGTGA
- a CDS encoding FHA domain-containing protein, translated as MNTTIEYPLAVLCVNVSGGTNWARSLGNSEAQYAIERCSKRIWRAVENYGGRLVERQGSKVMAFFSNGAEAFRSAVEIHHRVAELPPHSGFPLAVGIGLCTGHKSREGRYFPVEGDNPAAKLSAVALPGRILISVPRRAKLFPWLEMAGSSVPDVVLNCGKRRLGVFQVPSKDTDQMVLRLPLADADDGAGRLRLRFRGRAMVLDESQPVTRIGRLPDSDVIVRDTRCSREHGRIERRLDRFVFVDQSTNGSFVTLERQPEVFVHRKEMLLFGRGMLSFGGSALAKGAEVARFQTLGLAG; from the coding sequence TTGAATACAACGATTGAATACCCATTAGCAGTTCTCTGTGTGAATGTTTCTGGCGGAACGAACTGGGCACGTAGCCTCGGTAACTCGGAGGCGCAGTATGCGATTGAGCGCTGCTCCAAGCGCATTTGGCGCGCTGTTGAAAATTACGGTGGTCGTCTGGTGGAGCGCCAAGGCAGCAAAGTCATGGCGTTTTTTTCCAACGGTGCCGAAGCATTTAGATCTGCCGTTGAGATACATCACAGGGTAGCGGAGTTGCCGCCGCATTCTGGTTTTCCGCTGGCGGTTGGCATTGGACTGTGCACCGGACATAAAAGTCGGGAAGGCAGATATTTTCCAGTTGAAGGTGACAATCCTGCTGCCAAGCTTTCTGCCGTCGCGTTACCTGGGCGCATCCTGATTAGTGTTCCTCGACGGGCCAAGCTTTTTCCCTGGCTTGAAATGGCGGGGAGCAGTGTGCCAGACGTCGTACTTAACTGTGGCAAGCGGCGTTTGGGTGTCTTTCAGGTTCCCTCGAAAGATACAGACCAGATGGTATTAAGGCTGCCCCTGGCAGATGCTGATGATGGAGCGGGGCGGCTCCGTCTGCGCTTTCGGGGACGCGCAATGGTCCTTGATGAAAGTCAGCCTGTTACACGGATTGGCAGGCTGCCTGACAGCGATGTCATCGTTCGTGATACGCGCTGCTCCCGCGAACATGGCAGAATCGAACGACGTCTAGACCGGTTTGTATTTGTCGATCAAAGTACGAATGGCAGCTTTGTGACACTGGAAAGGCAGCCGGAGGTATTTGTTCATCGCAAGGAAATGCTTTTGTTTGGCCGAGGCATGCTTAGCTTTGGCGGATCAGCTCTAGCCAAGGGAGCTGAAGTCGCGCGATTTCAGACGCTGGGACTTGCTGGCTAG
- a CDS encoding chemotaxis protein CheB codes for MSETTEKNFTIVCVGGSAGGLDAYIRLLRNLPADMGVAIVIVNHITMMPTQLHEVLPRFTTMPVDLISDNLLIEPNRVFIIPANRDLHVEAGEFQLWPISKPHGWPDVITVFLRSLTRHWDGQLIAVIVSGYDGDGAEALCGIKEVGGITIAQKLSTAIQPDMPESAIASGCIDFILSPEAIAQKIIRIAHLPT; via the coding sequence ATGTCCGAGACGACCGAGAAAAATTTCACGATTGTTTGCGTTGGCGGCTCGGCCGGTGGGCTTGATGCCTATATCCGACTATTGCGAAATCTGCCGGCAGATATGGGCGTGGCAATTGTCATCGTCAATCACATTACGATGATGCCGACCCAACTCCATGAAGTGCTTCCTCGCTTCACTACGATGCCAGTAGATTTAATATCGGACAATTTGTTGATTGAGCCGAACCGGGTATTTATCATTCCGGCAAACCGGGATTTACATGTCGAGGCGGGAGAGTTCCAGCTCTGGCCGATTTCAAAGCCGCACGGCTGGCCCGATGTGATCACGGTCTTCCTCCGCTCGCTGACCAGGCACTGGGATGGCCAGTTGATCGCAGTCATCGTTTCTGGCTACGACGGTGATGGCGCTGAAGCACTTTGCGGCATCAAGGAAGTCGGCGGCATCACCATAGCCCAGAAACTCAGCACGGCGATTCAGCCGGACATGCCTGAGAGCGCCATTGCAAGCGGCTGTATCGATTTCATCCTTTCACCAGAGGCGATCGCTCAGAAAATCATCCGAATTGCCCACCTCCCGACTTAA
- a CDS encoding BON domain-containing protein: protein MYIKLAASVLVSTALMLPMAGYTADSEHSSASTMVKDSVITTKIKAELAAEKMSSLVHISVDTDNKGAVTLGGTASSKAAVDKAVSIAKAVKGVTTVDNQIKVVADK from the coding sequence ATGTATATCAAACTAGCTGCAAGCGTTCTCGTAAGCACTGCACTGATGCTTCCTATGGCCGGCTATACAGCAGACTCGGAGCATTCATCAGCATCCACAATGGTTAAGGACTCGGTCATTACCACCAAGATCAAGGCGGAGCTGGCGGCCGAAAAAATGTCCAGCCTCGTCCATATCAGTGTCGATACTGACAACAAAGGCGCGGTGACGCTAGGCGGCACAGCAAGTAGCAAGGCTGCGGTAGACAAGGCAGTTTCCATTGCCAAAGCCGTAAAAGGTGTAACGACAGTCGACAATCAGATCAAGGTTGTTGCGGATAAATAA
- a CDS encoding cupin domain-containing protein: protein MKGFVQNIESLAVENVNFRKVIYTAKNSQLVLMSLKPQEDIGAEIHKVDQFFRVEEGAGEAVLNGARTAIQAGFAVLVPAGVNHNIINTGTVPMKLYTLYAPPNHRDGVIHKSRSDAEGDTEHFNGKTTE, encoded by the coding sequence ATGAAGGGTTTTGTTCAGAATATCGAAAGTCTCGCCGTTGAGAATGTGAATTTTCGCAAAGTGATATATACGGCAAAGAATTCCCAGCTTGTCCTGATGTCGCTTAAACCCCAGGAAGATATCGGGGCCGAGATTCACAAGGTTGACCAGTTCTTTCGCGTCGAGGAAGGCGCCGGTGAGGCTGTGCTAAATGGCGCCCGAACGGCGATTCAAGCCGGCTTCGCGGTTCTGGTACCGGCGGGGGTGAATCACAACATCATCAACACCGGGACAGTGCCAATGAAGCTTTATACGCTCTATGCCCCGCCCAATCATCGGGATGGCGTTATCCACAAAAGCCGGTCGGATGCTGAGGGTGATACTGAGCACTTCAACGGCAAGACAACTGAATAG
- a CDS encoding sorbosone dehydrogenase family protein, giving the protein MATLPVSAGSGLHPTLPSPVQTVIPTVNIASPIGWPVGVKPIAAQGTRVAAFAGGLNHPRWLYVLPNGDVLVAETNAPPKPDDAKGFKGWVTGLMTKRAGAGVTSANRITLLRDSNGDGLADFRSVLLEGLNSPFGIVLVGNDLYVADSDAVLRFPYVAGDTQITVPGNMVVALPAGPINHHWTKNLIASPDGSKLYVTVGSNSNVAERGMDVEAERAAIWEVEIKSGAHRVFASGLRNPNGLAWEKQSGTLWTVVNERDELGSDLVPDYLTSVRDGGFYGWPYSYFGQHVDDRVSPQRPDLVAVAIVPDYALGPHTASLGLAPSSGTTLPSRFANGMFIGQHGSWNRSPSSGYKVVFVPFVGGKPNGDLPVDILTGFLDEQGRAYGRPVGVALDKRGALLVADDVGNVVWRVTAP; this is encoded by the coding sequence ATGGCGACGCTGCCAGTCTCGGCCGGAAGTGGGCTGCATCCGACGTTGCCGTCGCCGGTGCAGACCGTGATACCAACGGTCAATATCGCGTCGCCGATTGGTTGGCCGGTCGGGGTGAAACCGATTGCAGCGCAGGGTACCCGTGTCGCTGCGTTTGCCGGTGGTCTAAACCATCCCCGCTGGCTGTATGTCTTGCCCAATGGCGATGTGCTGGTGGCGGAGACCAACGCACCGCCCAAGCCGGATGACGCCAAAGGCTTCAAGGGTTGGGTGACGGGCCTGATGACAAAGCGGGCAGGGGCTGGTGTGACCAGTGCCAACCGCATCACACTGCTGCGCGACAGCAATGGTGACGGGCTAGCCGATTTTCGTTCGGTACTGCTTGAGGGGCTGAATTCCCCGTTTGGCATAGTTTTGGTGGGCAACGATCTCTACGTGGCCGACTCGGATGCCGTACTGCGTTTTCCCTACGTGGCTGGCGACACCCAAATCACCGTTCCGGGTAACATGGTGGTGGCGCTCCCGGCTGGGCCGATCAATCACCACTGGACCAAAAACCTGATTGCTAGTCCGGATGGAAGCAAGCTCTACGTGACGGTCGGCTCGAACAGCAATGTCGCCGAGCGCGGGATGGATGTTGAGGCTGAGCGAGCGGCGATCTGGGAAGTGGAGATCAAAAGCGGGGCGCACCGGGTTTTTGCCTCAGGTCTGCGCAACCCGAATGGCCTCGCCTGGGAAAAGCAGAGCGGCACGTTGTGGACTGTGGTCAATGAGCGCGACGAACTGGGCAGCGATCTGGTTCCCGATTACCTGACTTCAGTCCGCGACGGCGGCTTCTATGGATGGCCTTATAGTTACTTCGGCCAGCACGTTGATGACCGCGTCAGCCCGCAGCGCCCCGATCTGGTTGCTGTGGCGATCGTTCCGGATTACGCGCTCGGTCCGCACACAGCGTCGCTGGGCTTGGCGCCTTCCTCGGGAACGACCCTGCCATCCCGTTTCGCCAACGGCATGTTCATTGGCCAGCATGGGTCGTGGAATCGCAGTCCGAGCAGTGGCTATAAGGTAGTCTTTGTTCCCTTCGTTGGCGGAAAGCCCAATGGCGATTTGCCGGTCGATATACTGACCGGATTTCTCGACGAGCAAGGCCGGGCTTATGGCCGGCCGGTCGGGGTCGCACTCGACAAGCGCGGTGCCTTGCTGGTGGCTGACGATGTCGGCAATGTGGTCTGGCGGGTGACTGCCCCGTGA
- the pgl gene encoding 6-phosphogluconolactonase: MLPVNSKILPNSEDVAAQACRIVIAEAEAAIRDRQIFRIVLAGGSTPRRTYELLAGMPQDWRAWEIFWSDERCLPADHAERNSHMAHDIWLSRVAIPDGLIHPIPAEHGAIRAATEYSELVLNRQPFDLVILGMGEDGHTASLFSTNEDHLAPVIAVHDTPKPPSERVSLNFQTLRACRMQLVLVTGAEKSSALFAWQQGANLPIAHAVRNDACLLADAEAGRSANFMTSVL; encoded by the coding sequence ATGCTCCCGGTCAACAGCAAAATTTTGCCAAATTCGGAAGATGTTGCTGCTCAGGCCTGCCGCATTGTCATCGCCGAAGCTGAAGCAGCCATCCGGGATCGTCAGATATTTCGCATAGTTCTGGCCGGTGGCAGCACGCCACGACGGACCTATGAACTGCTCGCCGGCATGCCTCAAGACTGGCGCGCATGGGAAATATTCTGGAGTGACGAGCGCTGCCTGCCGGCAGACCACGCCGAACGCAACTCACACATGGCACATGACATCTGGCTTTCACGCGTGGCAATTCCGGATGGGCTGATTCACCCTATTCCGGCTGAACACGGTGCTATACGCGCTGCGACTGAATATTCAGAACTTGTTCTTAATCGGCAACCTTTTGATCTTGTAATACTCGGCATGGGAGAAGATGGGCACACCGCCAGTCTATTCTCTACAAACGAAGACCACCTTGCTCCTGTGATTGCCGTGCACGACACTCCGAAGCCACCCAGCGAGCGCGTCAGCCTAAATTTTCAGACCTTGCGGGCCTGCCGCATGCAATTGGTATTGGTCACCGGTGCAGAAAAATCATCCGCCTTGTTCGCCTGGCAGCAAGGCGCCAATCTTCCCATAGCGCATGCCGTGCGCAACGACGCTTGCCTGCTGGCCGATGCCGAAGCTGGGCGGTCAGCGAATTTCATGACGTCGGTTCTCTGA
- a CDS encoding glucose-6-phosphate dehydrogenase translates to MSCATESHVYVIFGATGNLAMAKLLPALYQLHRLGYLAPDVRILGCGRTPYQQDGWRDEVRNHLDAVDAGLLDSFLQRLDYLPGNLEDMAFYQALGAWMGPSECGNNAIFYLSVSPEFYVPITVRLAQAGLLAERTGWRRMVIEKPFGHDLQSARDLQHELNTRLNEEQIYRIDHYVGKESVQNLLVLRFANMILEPLWNRHYIDHVQITHAETIGLNGRANYYDRHGGATRDMIQSHLLQVLALLAMEPPVSLEAESLRDEKVKVLRSIRPVDQLDLASHAVRAQYAGYQQEAGVAAGSHTETYAALKLYVDNWRWRDVPFYLRTGKRLKERRSMIAVRFREPPMQLFQGTGASAVHPNWLLIGIQPDDAVQMEISAKVPGQETLTRQISMDASVGNPGERKADAYEELLMDVIQGDRSLFLRYDEVKAAWNIVDPFLRGWADDERPPLQYPVGSWGPKAADRIFGQADREWRQTLSCNGKPEGEH, encoded by the coding sequence ATGAGTTGCGCCACCGAATCACACGTCTATGTCATCTTCGGGGCGACCGGCAATCTTGCAATGGCGAAGCTGCTGCCCGCCTTGTACCAATTGCACCGCCTTGGGTATCTGGCACCAGACGTACGTATTCTGGGCTGTGGCCGTACGCCATATCAACAGGATGGCTGGCGCGACGAGGTACGGAATCATCTTGATGCTGTCGACGCAGGGTTGCTGGACAGCTTTCTCCAACGCCTCGACTATCTTCCCGGCAACTTGGAAGACATGGCCTTCTATCAGGCGCTGGGAGCCTGGATGGGACCCAGTGAATGCGGCAACAACGCAATTTTCTACCTCTCGGTCAGCCCCGAGTTCTACGTGCCGATCACCGTCAGGCTGGCGCAGGCCGGCTTGTTGGCGGAGCGCACCGGTTGGCGACGGATGGTGATCGAAAAGCCGTTCGGCCACGACCTGCAATCCGCCCGCGACTTGCAGCACGAACTCAATACACGCCTGAATGAAGAGCAGATCTACCGCATCGATCATTATGTCGGCAAGGAGTCCGTGCAGAACCTGCTGGTCTTGCGTTTTGCCAACATGATTCTGGAACCGCTGTGGAACCGCCATTACATCGACCATGTTCAGATCACGCACGCGGAAACCATCGGTCTGAATGGACGGGCCAACTACTATGACCGGCATGGCGGAGCAACGCGCGACATGATCCAGAGCCATCTGCTTCAGGTGCTGGCTTTACTGGCGATGGAACCACCGGTATCGCTGGAAGCCGAATCGCTTCGTGACGAAAAGGTCAAAGTGCTGCGATCAATACGCCCGGTCGACCAGCTTGATCTCGCCAGCCATGCAGTGCGCGCGCAGTACGCCGGCTATCAGCAGGAAGCCGGCGTCGCCGCGGGCAGCCATACGGAAACCTACGCCGCACTGAAACTATACGTGGACAACTGGCGCTGGCGTGACGTGCCCTTCTACCTGCGCACCGGCAAGCGCCTCAAGGAGCGCCGATCGATGATTGCAGTGCGCTTTCGCGAACCACCAATGCAGCTCTTCCAAGGCACCGGTGCCTCCGCCGTGCATCCGAACTGGTTGCTCATCGGCATTCAGCCGGACGATGCGGTGCAGATGGAAATTTCCGCCAAGGTGCCTGGTCAGGAAACCCTTACCCGACAGATATCCATGGATGCATCGGTCGGCAATCCCGGCGAACGCAAGGCCGACGCTTACGAAGAGTTGCTGATGGATGTCATTCAAGGTGATCGCTCCCTCTTCCTGCGCTATGACGAAGTCAAGGCGGCGTGGAATATTGTCGATCCTTTCCTGCGCGGCTGGGCCGACGACGAGCGCCCGCCACTGCAGTATCCGGTCGGCAGCTGGGGGCCAAAAGCAGCGGACCGGATATTTGGCCAGGCGGATCGGGAATGGCGGCAGACACTAAGCTGCAACGGCAAACCGGAAGGCGAACACTGA